From Pseudorca crassidens isolate mPseCra1 chromosome 7, mPseCra1.hap1, whole genome shotgun sequence, a single genomic window includes:
- the PIERCE1 gene encoding piercer of microtubule wall 1 protein: MSEEDPQGCAEQEVPKAKAPPEKTSDYYRVSEDLPARFNNPAWFRGYRTKEPPSVYRTSNQAYGSRAPTVHEMPKVFYPNSYKFSRQVAAGGMFQNNTFNVSMEKSIVTGPDNYITFYDRLNFHPSYRVSKPSICD, translated from the exons ATGTCCGAGGAGGACCCCCAGGGATGCGCGGAGCAGGAGGTGCCCAAGGCCAAGGCCCCGCCGGAGAAAACCAGCGACTACTACCGCGTGAGCGAGGACCTGCCGGCCAGGTTCAACAACCCGGCTTGGTTTCGGGGCTACAG GACCAAGGAGCCCCCCTCAGTGTACAGGACCAGTAACCAAGCTTATGGGAGCAGAGCACCCACCGTGCACGAGATGCCG AAGGTATTTTATCCAAATTCGTATAAATTTTCTAGACAAGTTGCAGCTGGTGGAATGTTCCAGAACAATACTTTCAACGTCTCCATGGAGAAGAGCATTGTGACGGGTCCGGACAACTACATCACCTTCTACGACCGGCTCAACTTCCACCCCAGCTACAGGGTCAGCAAGCCGTCCATCTGTGACTGA